The proteins below come from a single Azospirillum thiophilum genomic window:
- a CDS encoding MFS transporter codes for MTGAEEIRDAGGRDAEGRVAEQAAAARWATVTAFFLNGTVFGVWATQIPLLKSRLDLSAAVLGVALLCLAAGALTAMIASGPLLGRLGSAPVTRATALLFAGLLPLPALVPDVVTLCIVLALFGASGGTMDVAMNAQGALVERRLGRPIMSSLHGMWSLGGLAGAGLGGLLLPLMPAAAQAGLVSAGLLALFMAVQGRFLPDRNAAGGGLVLPDRKTLLLGLLAALSFMSEGAILDWSAIHLRDDLGAPASLAGMGFGVFCAAMAAGRFSGDRLRHRFGGDALMRVGGVLAAAGLGLVLAAGLWAGLPDDLAPLLAVAGFGLTGIGLSNIVPVLFSAAGAVERGRADHAVAAVSTMGYTGVLVGPPLVGFIAEGTSLATAFGLIAVLALFVAAAAARAVPRQP; via the coding sequence ATGACTGGCGCAGAGGAGATCCGGGATGCTGGGGGCCGGGATGCCGAGGGCCGGGTGGCGGAACAGGCCGCCGCCGCGCGCTGGGCGACCGTCACCGCCTTCTTCCTGAACGGCACCGTCTTCGGCGTCTGGGCGACCCAGATCCCGCTGCTGAAGAGCCGGCTCGACCTCAGCGCCGCGGTGCTGGGGGTGGCGCTGCTCTGCCTGGCGGCCGGCGCCCTGACGGCGATGATCGCCAGCGGGCCGCTGCTGGGACGGCTGGGCAGCGCGCCGGTGACGCGGGCGACGGCGCTGCTGTTCGCCGGGCTGCTGCCGCTGCCGGCTCTGGTGCCGGATGTGGTGACGCTGTGCATCGTGCTGGCGCTGTTCGGCGCGTCGGGCGGCACCATGGACGTCGCCATGAACGCGCAGGGCGCGCTGGTCGAGCGGCGGCTCGGCCGGCCCATCATGTCGTCGCTGCACGGGATGTGGAGCCTCGGCGGGCTGGCCGGGGCTGGGCTGGGCGGGCTGCTGCTGCCGCTGATGCCGGCGGCGGCCCAGGCCGGACTGGTGTCGGCCGGCCTGCTCGCCCTGTTCATGGCGGTGCAGGGGCGCTTCCTGCCCGACCGCAACGCCGCGGGCGGCGGGCTGGTGCTGCCCGACCGCAAGACCCTGCTGCTCGGGCTGCTGGCCGCCCTGTCCTTCATGAGCGAGGGCGCCATCCTCGACTGGAGCGCCATCCATCTGCGCGACGACCTGGGGGCGCCGGCCTCGCTGGCCGGCATGGGCTTCGGCGTGTTCTGCGCCGCCATGGCGGCCGGGCGCTTCAGCGGCGACCGGCTGCGCCATCGTTTCGGCGGCGACGCGCTGATGCGGGTCGGCGGGGTGCTGGCGGCGGCCGGGCTCGGGCTGGTGCTGGCGGCGGGGCTCTGGGCGGGCCTCCCGGACGATCTGGCGCCGCTGCTGGCGGTGGCCGGCTTCGGGTTGACCGGGATCGGCCTGTCGAACATCGTCCCGGTGCTGTTCAGCGCCGCCGGGGCGGTGGAGCGCGGGCGGGCCGACCATGCCGTCGCCGCGGTCTCCACCATGGGCTATACCGGGGTGCTGGTCGGGCCGCCGCTGGTCGGCTTCATCGCCGAGGGCACCAGCCTCGCCACCGCCTTCGGCCTGATCGCCGTCCTCGCCCTGTTCGTCGCCGCTGCCGCGGCGCGCGCGGTGCCGCGGCAGCCGTAG
- a CDS encoding complex I NDUFA9 subunit family protein, translating to MSYRTQVITVFGGSGFIGRHLIRRLAKSGAVVRIATRNPGKAAFLKTAGAVGQIVPFATDCAKDESVARALQGADVAINLLGVLYERGSQSFQAVHVDAAARIARLAKAAGVGRLVHLSAIGADAASPAAYARSKAAGEQAVLAAFPTATILRPSIVFGPEDNFFNKFAAMAQKAPVLPLIGGGKTRFQPVYVGDLADAVVAALDLDGARGKTYELGGPRVYSFKELLELMQKDIQRHRPLVTLPWNVAESLAGFLEKIPVLAPALTRDQVAMLKRDTVVAQGALGFKDLGITELASCEVILPTYLSRFIVGGKYNGQTGNAH from the coding sequence GCCACCTGATCCGGCGCCTCGCCAAGTCGGGCGCGGTCGTCCGCATCGCCACCCGCAACCCGGGCAAGGCGGCCTTCCTGAAGACGGCCGGCGCCGTCGGCCAGATCGTGCCCTTCGCAACCGATTGCGCCAAGGACGAGTCGGTCGCCCGCGCGCTGCAGGGGGCGGACGTCGCCATCAACCTGCTGGGCGTGCTGTACGAGCGGGGAAGCCAGAGCTTCCAGGCCGTGCATGTCGACGCGGCCGCCCGCATCGCCCGGCTGGCCAAGGCCGCCGGCGTCGGCCGGCTGGTCCATCTCTCCGCCATCGGCGCCGACGCCGCCTCGCCCGCGGCCTATGCCCGGTCCAAGGCGGCCGGCGAGCAGGCGGTGCTGGCCGCCTTCCCGACGGCGACGATCCTGCGCCCGAGCATCGTCTTCGGACCGGAGGACAATTTCTTCAACAAGTTCGCGGCGATGGCGCAGAAGGCCCCGGTCCTGCCGCTGATCGGCGGCGGCAAGACCCGCTTCCAGCCGGTCTATGTCGGCGACCTCGCCGATGCGGTCGTCGCCGCGCTGGATCTCGACGGCGCCAGGGGCAAGACCTACGAGCTGGGCGGCCCGCGGGTCTACAGCTTCAAGGAGCTGCTGGAGCTGATGCAGAAGGACATCCAGCGTCATCGCCCGCTGGTGACGCTGCCCTGGAACGTCGCCGAATCGCTGGCCGGCTTCCTGGAGAAGATCCCGGTGCTGGCCCCGGCGCTGACCCGCGACCAGGTGGCGATGCTGAAGCGCGACACCGTCGTCGCGCAAGGCGCCCTGGGTTTCAAGGATCTCGGCATCACCGAACTCGCCAGCTGCGAGGTGATCCTGCCGACCTACCTGTCGCGCTTCATCGTCGGCGGCAAATACAACGGCCAGACCGGCAACGCGCACTGA